A genome region from Primulina eburnea isolate SZY01 chromosome 9, ASM2296580v1, whole genome shotgun sequence includes the following:
- the LOC140841943 gene encoding uncharacterized protein isoform X1: MAEGSSRGSLKRSFVEDDESEKPAEKRVRFPKGKKIKQGDYVIDSAIEDVPSGKEARLAAQDRAMRRTKINAELLNDENNDLVPDIRKAEVQYKDNETFVDEGVSIEPFNLEKEREDGYFDENGNYVEYIDQNEIKDAWLDSVDVYEKYTGKASIPESNDDKPRDLSTDELAEINRRIADVLEPGETVLRGLRRLKGTPTDKKLKMSAETKQLFDQLTEDAAKLMDNGDYNVYEEKQESFQREAEGYEKLAVARMNGASVDMGRDKSDDLFDMFADDDRTAVAENPASAGSASVSVQSSESGDLQNDYVYDESSGYYYSSSSGYYYDPSSGYYCSAVSGKWYSYNEESGTYEEIPQEADVLTVS, encoded by the exons ATGGCCGAGGGCTCGTCTCGCGGCAGCCTGAAGCGTTCGTTTGTGGAAGACGATGAATCCGAGAAACCCGC GGAGAAAAGAGTGAGGTTTCCAAAAGGTAAGAAGATTAAGCAGGGAGATTATGTGATAGATtcggctattgaagatgttccTAGTGGAAAAGAGGCCCGCCTTGCTGCCCAAGATCGTGCAATGCGGCGAACTAAAATTAATGCTGAGCTTCTCaacgatgaaaacaatgatttAGTACCTGACATAAGAAAAGCTGAAGTCCAATACAAG GACAATGAAACATTTGTTGATGAAGGAGTATCGATAGAGCCTTTTAACCTGGAGAAAGAGAGGGAAGATGGATACTTTGATGAAAACGGAAATTACGTTGAATACATAGATCAGAATGAGATCAAG GATGCATGGCTTGATAGCGTTGACGTTTACGAAAAATATACTGGAAAGGCATCTATTCCAGAAAGTAATGATGATAAACCTCGCGACCTTTCAACAGATGAGCTTGCAGAAATAAATAGGCGAATTGCTGATGTTCTTGAGCCTGGAGAAACG GTTCTGCGAGGTTTGAGGAGATTAAAGGGGACCCCAACTGATAAAAAGCTGAAAATGTCTGCAGAAACTAAACAGCTGTTTGATCAGCTTACTGAAGATGCTGCTAAATTGATGGATAATGGAGATTACA ATGTGTATGAGGAAAAGCAAGAAAGTTTCCAGCGGGAAGCAG AGGGATACGAGAAGTTAGCTGTGGCAAGGATGAATGGAGCTTCAGTAGACATGGGCCGGGATAAATCTGATGACCTTTTTGACATGTTTGCGGATGATGATAGAACTGCTGTTGCTGAAAATCCAGCCTCTGCAGGAAGTGCATCAGTTTCTGTTCAGTCGTCTGAGA GCGGAGACCTGCAAAATGATTATGTATATGACGAGTCTTCCGG ATATTATTACAGCAGCAGTTCTGGTTATTATTATGATCCATCTTCAGGGTATTATTGCAGTGCTGTATCGGGAAAATG GTATTCGTATAACGAAGAATCAGGGACATATGAGGAGATCCCTCAAGAAGCTGACGTGCTCACTGTGAGTTGA
- the LOC140841943 gene encoding uncharacterized protein isoform X2, with amino-acid sequence MEKRVRFPKGKKIKQGDYVIDSAIEDVPSGKEARLAAQDRAMRRTKINAELLNDENNDLVPDIRKAEVQYKDNETFVDEGVSIEPFNLEKEREDGYFDENGNYVEYIDQNEIKDAWLDSVDVYEKYTGKASIPESNDDKPRDLSTDELAEINRRIADVLEPGETVLRGLRRLKGTPTDKKLKMSAETKQLFDQLTEDAAKLMDNGDYNVYEEKQESFQREAEGYEKLAVARMNGASVDMGRDKSDDLFDMFADDDRTAVAENPASAGSASVSVQSSESGDLQNDYVYDESSGYYYSSSSGYYYDPSSGYYCSAVSGKWYSYNEESGTYEEIPQEADVLTVS; translated from the exons at GGAGAAAAGAGTGAGGTTTCCAAAAGGTAAGAAGATTAAGCAGGGAGATTATGTGATAGATtcggctattgaagatgttccTAGTGGAAAAGAGGCCCGCCTTGCTGCCCAAGATCGTGCAATGCGGCGAACTAAAATTAATGCTGAGCTTCTCaacgatgaaaacaatgatttAGTACCTGACATAAGAAAAGCTGAAGTCCAATACAAG GACAATGAAACATTTGTTGATGAAGGAGTATCGATAGAGCCTTTTAACCTGGAGAAAGAGAGGGAAGATGGATACTTTGATGAAAACGGAAATTACGTTGAATACATAGATCAGAATGAGATCAAG GATGCATGGCTTGATAGCGTTGACGTTTACGAAAAATATACTGGAAAGGCATCTATTCCAGAAAGTAATGATGATAAACCTCGCGACCTTTCAACAGATGAGCTTGCAGAAATAAATAGGCGAATTGCTGATGTTCTTGAGCCTGGAGAAACG GTTCTGCGAGGTTTGAGGAGATTAAAGGGGACCCCAACTGATAAAAAGCTGAAAATGTCTGCAGAAACTAAACAGCTGTTTGATCAGCTTACTGAAGATGCTGCTAAATTGATGGATAATGGAGATTACA ATGTGTATGAGGAAAAGCAAGAAAGTTTCCAGCGGGAAGCAG AGGGATACGAGAAGTTAGCTGTGGCAAGGATGAATGGAGCTTCAGTAGACATGGGCCGGGATAAATCTGATGACCTTTTTGACATGTTTGCGGATGATGATAGAACTGCTGTTGCTGAAAATCCAGCCTCTGCAGGAAGTGCATCAGTTTCTGTTCAGTCGTCTGAGA GCGGAGACCTGCAAAATGATTATGTATATGACGAGTCTTCCGG ATATTATTACAGCAGCAGTTCTGGTTATTATTATGATCCATCTTCAGGGTATTATTGCAGTGCTGTATCGGGAAAATG GTATTCGTATAACGAAGAATCAGGGACATATGAGGAGATCCCTCAAGAAGCTGACGTGCTCACTGTGAGTTGA
- the LOC140841944 gene encoding calmodulin-binding transcription activator 2-like isoform X2: MAEIGSPYSLGHRLDVQQILSEARHRWLRPAEICEILRCYEKFKVSPQPPNKPISGSVFLFDRKVLRYFRKDGHNWRKKKDGKTVKEAHEKLKVGSVDMLHCYYAHGEDNENFQRRSYWLLEQDLMHIVFVHYLEVKGNKTTSSYARNIETQTSYSENGISFRGTSPSSTMSSAFEDAESEDNHQASSRFHSYAESPLTDDSHSGLSSFNDLLQHPGNQQFAAANYKLLSQGTREGEFNGGSFTSGSQVTPDLASWQQVYGLRIAGEDVHEQVSGCSLPIQANWQDLMLNLAHLPGSTMFEEKSLPPNQKNEMERSYTYPDEHKEQSEQSNLQMLISDAEYGNAINSNLDNVGSIHGNQNYSFSVKMPIMNGLQAEESLKKVDSFSRWVDKELGEADELQLKSTTGSSWSLMGSEDDSNMPGQLQEYIETLNPSISQDQLFSIIEFLPNWAYSNSETEVLVAGTFLKTKQELVKCRWSIMFGEVEVPAVVLADGFLSCNAPPHNPGLVPFYVTSSNRLACSEIREFEFRFESDENNYVSEHDATVMHLQQRFEKLLCVGPVESQVNSAEDVFENQSVVKAVFSSLENEKRMDAKLESINGMSQLNMIWQQLLEKPLKEKFYGWLLQQVLEGKGLTFVDEMGQGLLHLAAALGFNWALRPIIVSGVSIDFRDVNGWTALHWASFCGREDTVVALVSLGASPGALTDPSSEYPLGRPPAELAAASGHKGISGFLAETSLTAHLSSLGVTDRQKEGSVNVSAVKAVQTLSERVAVPDSVKDVPDALSLKDSLAAVCNATQAAARIHQIYRIQSFQRKQLNRQGSEVLSPDEKAVSLLTTKTSRLGQSAGVANAAATRIQKKFRGWRIRKEFLLLRQKIVKIQAHVRGHQVRKKYKPIIWSVGIMEKVILRWRRKGKGLRGFRSDATLKEQNTRVSLLHEDNYDFLKEGRKQAEERMQKALARVKSMVHYPEARAQYRRLLTSAEVFRENKDASDRIPYNENTIYPEEDLFDLEALLDDDSFMSLAFE; encoded by the exons ATGGCTGAAATCGGATCGCCGTACAGTCTAGGGCACCGTTTAG ATGTTCagcagatattgtcagaagcccGACACCGGTGGCTGAGACCTGCTGAGATTTGTGAAATCTTGAGATGCTATGAAAAATTTAAAGTTTCTCCACAGCCTCCAAATAAGCCAATTA GTGGTTCTGTTTTTCTTTTTGATCGGAAGGTATTAAGGTATTTCCGGAAGGATGGTCACAACTGGAGAAAGAAGAAAGACGGGAAAACTGTTAAGGAAGCCCATGAAAAACTGAAG GTTGGAAGTGTTGATATGTTACACTGCTACTACGCCCATGGAGAAGATAACGAAAATTTTCAGAGGCGAAGCTACTGGTTGCTTGAACA GGATCTCATGCACATAGTTTTTGTCCATTATCTGGAAGTCAAG GGTAATAAGACAACTAGCAGCTATGCTAGAAACATAGAGACACAGACATCCTATTCTGAAAATGGAATTTCATTTCGTGGAACAAGCCCCTCCAGCACCATGTCCTCAGCATTTGAAGATGCCGAATCCG AGGATAATCACCAGGCAAGTTCCAGATTTCATTCATATGCTGAGTCACCATTGACAGATGACAGCCATTCTGGTCTCTCAAGCTTTAATGATCTGCTACAACATCCAG GAAATCAGCAATTTGCTGCCGCAAATTACAAGTTACTTTCCCAGGGGACTAGGGAGGGAGAATTTAATGGAGGCAGTTTTACATCTGGATCTCAAGTAACACCTGATTTGGCATCTTGGCAACAGGTTTACGGACTCCGTATCGCAG GTGAAGATGTTCATGAGCAGGTATCTGGGTGTTCTCTGCCTATCCAAGCCAATTGGCAG GATCTGATGTTGAATTTGGCTCATCTTCCTGGAAGTACTATGTTTGAGGAGAAATCTCTTCCACCAAATCAAAAGAATGAGATGGAGCGTTCCTACACATATCCTGATGAGCATAAGGAGCAGTCTGAGCAAAGTAATCTTCAAATGCTGATTTCAGATGCTGAATATGGAAATGCAATAAACTCAAATTTGGATAATGTTGGGAGTATCCATGGAAATCAAAACTACTCATTCTCTGTGAAAATGCCAATAATGAATGGATTACAAGCAGAAGAAAGCTTGAAGAAAGTTGATAGCTTTTCCCGTTGGGTTGATAAAGAACTTGGAGAAGCTGATGAACTGCAATTGAAGTCGACTACTGGAAGTTCATGGAGTCTTATGGGAAGCGAGGATGACTCCAATATGCCAGGTCAATTGCAGGAATACATAGAAACACTGAACCCTTCTATTTCCCAGGATCAGCTTTTTAGCATTATTGAGTTTTTGCCGAACTGGGCATATTCAAACTCGGAGACGGAG GTTTTGGTTGCTGGAACTTTTCTCAAAACCAAACAGGAATTGGTGAAATGCAGGTGGTCGATTATGTTTGGAGAGGTGGAGGTGCCAGCGGTGGTTTTAGCAGATGGATTTCTCTCTTGCAATGCTCCTCCACATAATCCTGGACTTGTTCCTTTCTATGTAACTTCTTCAAACAGGTTGGCTTGTAGTGAAATAAGAGAATTTGAATTTAGGTTTGAGTCAGACGAAAATAATTATGTCAGTGAACATGATGCAACCGTAATGCATCTCCAGCAACGGTTTGAGAAGTTACTCTGTGTGGGACCTGTTGAAAGCCAGGTCAATTCAGCGGAGGATGTTTTTGAAAATCAGAGTGTAGTTAAGGCTGTCTTTTCTTCCCTGGAGAACGAAAAGCGAATGGATGCCAAGCTGGAATCAATAAATGGCATGTCACAGCTAAACATGATTTGGCAACAGCTCCTTGAAAAGCCGCTTAAAGAGAAATTTTATGGTTGGCTTCTCCAACAAGTACTGGAAGGCAAGGGGCTAACATTTGTTGATGAAATGGGTCAAGGTTTGTTGCATTTAGCAGCTGCTCTTGGTTTTAATTGGGCCCTCCGGCCAATTATAGTTTCAGGGGTGAGCATAGATTTTCGTGATGTCAATGGATGGACAGCACTTCATTGGGCTTCATTCTGTGGCAG GGAGGACACAGTTGTAGCCCTTGTTTCTTTGGGTGCATCTCCTGGAGCGCTGACAGATCCTTCTTCTGAATATCCACTGGGTAGACCTCCTGCAGAGTTGGCTGCTGCCAGTGGACACAAGGGGATATCTGGTTTCCTTGCTGAGACTTCCTTGACTGCACACCTATCATCTCTTGGTGTGACTGATCGACAGAAAGAAGGCAGTGTCAACGTTTCTGCCGTGAAAGCAGTACAGACACTTTCGGAGCGGGTGGCTGTTCCTGATTCTGTAAAGGATGTACCAGATGCACTGTCACTGAAGGATTCACTTGCTGCTGTATGTAATGCTACTCAAGCAGCCGCTCGGATCCATCAAATTTACCGCATTCAATCATTTCAGAGGAAACAGCTTAACAGACAGGGATCTGAAGTGTTGTCTCCAGATGAGAAGGCTGTTTCCCTTTTAACAACTAAGACAAGCAGGTTAGGTCAGTCTGCTGGTGTGGCCAATGCTGCTGCCACACGTATTCAGAAAAAGTTTCGTGGTTGGAGGATAAGAAAAGAATTTTTGCTTCTACGACAGAAAATTGTCAAAATCCAG GCTCATGTGAGGGGGCATCAAGTGAGGAAAAAGTATAAACCTATTATATGGTCAGTGGGAATCATGGAGAAGGTGATTTTACGATGGAGACGCAAAGGGAAGGGACTGCGTGGATTCCGATCTGATGCAACGTTGAAAGAGCAGAATACACGAGTCAGCTTGCTTCATGAGGACAATTATGACTTCCTGAAGGAAGGAAGAAAGCAAGCTGAAGAAAGGATGCAGAAAGCACTTGCCAGGGTGAAGTCCATGGTTCACTATCCTGAAGCACGAGCTCAGTACCGTAGGTTGCTGACTTCAGCTGAAGTTTTTCGTGAAAATAAg GATGCTTCAGATAGGATTCCATACAATGAAAATACAATTTATCCTGAAGAGGATCTATTCGACTTGGAGGCTCTGTTGGATGATGATAGTTTCATGTCTCTTGCCTTCGAATGA
- the LOC140841944 gene encoding calmodulin-binding transcription activator 2-like isoform X1 translates to MAEIGSPYSLGHRLDVQQILSEARHRWLRPAEICEILRCYEKFKVSPQPPNKPISGSVFLFDRKVLRYFRKDGHNWRKKKDGKTVKEAHEKLKVGSVDMLHCYYAHGEDNENFQRRSYWLLEQDLMHIVFVHYLEVKGNKTTSSYARNIETQTSYSENGISFRGTSPSSTMSSAFEDAESEDNHQASSRFHSYAESPLTDDSHSGLSSFNDLLQHPGNQQFAAANYKLLSQGTREGEFNGGSFTSGSQVTPDLASWQQVYGLRIAGEDVHEQVSGCSLPIQANWQPSYENCSFHLNNKTVNQDLMLNLAHLPGSTMFEEKSLPPNQKNEMERSYTYPDEHKEQSEQSNLQMLISDAEYGNAINSNLDNVGSIHGNQNYSFSVKMPIMNGLQAEESLKKVDSFSRWVDKELGEADELQLKSTTGSSWSLMGSEDDSNMPGQLQEYIETLNPSISQDQLFSIIEFLPNWAYSNSETEVLVAGTFLKTKQELVKCRWSIMFGEVEVPAVVLADGFLSCNAPPHNPGLVPFYVTSSNRLACSEIREFEFRFESDENNYVSEHDATVMHLQQRFEKLLCVGPVESQVNSAEDVFENQSVVKAVFSSLENEKRMDAKLESINGMSQLNMIWQQLLEKPLKEKFYGWLLQQVLEGKGLTFVDEMGQGLLHLAAALGFNWALRPIIVSGVSIDFRDVNGWTALHWASFCGREDTVVALVSLGASPGALTDPSSEYPLGRPPAELAAASGHKGISGFLAETSLTAHLSSLGVTDRQKEGSVNVSAVKAVQTLSERVAVPDSVKDVPDALSLKDSLAAVCNATQAAARIHQIYRIQSFQRKQLNRQGSEVLSPDEKAVSLLTTKTSRLGQSAGVANAAATRIQKKFRGWRIRKEFLLLRQKIVKIQAHVRGHQVRKKYKPIIWSVGIMEKVILRWRRKGKGLRGFRSDATLKEQNTRVSLLHEDNYDFLKEGRKQAEERMQKALARVKSMVHYPEARAQYRRLLTSAEVFRENKDASDRIPYNENTIYPEEDLFDLEALLDDDSFMSLAFE, encoded by the exons ATGGCTGAAATCGGATCGCCGTACAGTCTAGGGCACCGTTTAG ATGTTCagcagatattgtcagaagcccGACACCGGTGGCTGAGACCTGCTGAGATTTGTGAAATCTTGAGATGCTATGAAAAATTTAAAGTTTCTCCACAGCCTCCAAATAAGCCAATTA GTGGTTCTGTTTTTCTTTTTGATCGGAAGGTATTAAGGTATTTCCGGAAGGATGGTCACAACTGGAGAAAGAAGAAAGACGGGAAAACTGTTAAGGAAGCCCATGAAAAACTGAAG GTTGGAAGTGTTGATATGTTACACTGCTACTACGCCCATGGAGAAGATAACGAAAATTTTCAGAGGCGAAGCTACTGGTTGCTTGAACA GGATCTCATGCACATAGTTTTTGTCCATTATCTGGAAGTCAAG GGTAATAAGACAACTAGCAGCTATGCTAGAAACATAGAGACACAGACATCCTATTCTGAAAATGGAATTTCATTTCGTGGAACAAGCCCCTCCAGCACCATGTCCTCAGCATTTGAAGATGCCGAATCCG AGGATAATCACCAGGCAAGTTCCAGATTTCATTCATATGCTGAGTCACCATTGACAGATGACAGCCATTCTGGTCTCTCAAGCTTTAATGATCTGCTACAACATCCAG GAAATCAGCAATTTGCTGCCGCAAATTACAAGTTACTTTCCCAGGGGACTAGGGAGGGAGAATTTAATGGAGGCAGTTTTACATCTGGATCTCAAGTAACACCTGATTTGGCATCTTGGCAACAGGTTTACGGACTCCGTATCGCAG GTGAAGATGTTCATGAGCAGGTATCTGGGTGTTCTCTGCCTATCCAAGCCAATTGGCAG CCCTCCTATGAGAACTGTTCATTTCATTTGAACAATAAAACCGTAAACCAGGATCTGATGTTGAATTTGGCTCATCTTCCTGGAAGTACTATGTTTGAGGAGAAATCTCTTCCACCAAATCAAAAGAATGAGATGGAGCGTTCCTACACATATCCTGATGAGCATAAGGAGCAGTCTGAGCAAAGTAATCTTCAAATGCTGATTTCAGATGCTGAATATGGAAATGCAATAAACTCAAATTTGGATAATGTTGGGAGTATCCATGGAAATCAAAACTACTCATTCTCTGTGAAAATGCCAATAATGAATGGATTACAAGCAGAAGAAAGCTTGAAGAAAGTTGATAGCTTTTCCCGTTGGGTTGATAAAGAACTTGGAGAAGCTGATGAACTGCAATTGAAGTCGACTACTGGAAGTTCATGGAGTCTTATGGGAAGCGAGGATGACTCCAATATGCCAGGTCAATTGCAGGAATACATAGAAACACTGAACCCTTCTATTTCCCAGGATCAGCTTTTTAGCATTATTGAGTTTTTGCCGAACTGGGCATATTCAAACTCGGAGACGGAG GTTTTGGTTGCTGGAACTTTTCTCAAAACCAAACAGGAATTGGTGAAATGCAGGTGGTCGATTATGTTTGGAGAGGTGGAGGTGCCAGCGGTGGTTTTAGCAGATGGATTTCTCTCTTGCAATGCTCCTCCACATAATCCTGGACTTGTTCCTTTCTATGTAACTTCTTCAAACAGGTTGGCTTGTAGTGAAATAAGAGAATTTGAATTTAGGTTTGAGTCAGACGAAAATAATTATGTCAGTGAACATGATGCAACCGTAATGCATCTCCAGCAACGGTTTGAGAAGTTACTCTGTGTGGGACCTGTTGAAAGCCAGGTCAATTCAGCGGAGGATGTTTTTGAAAATCAGAGTGTAGTTAAGGCTGTCTTTTCTTCCCTGGAGAACGAAAAGCGAATGGATGCCAAGCTGGAATCAATAAATGGCATGTCACAGCTAAACATGATTTGGCAACAGCTCCTTGAAAAGCCGCTTAAAGAGAAATTTTATGGTTGGCTTCTCCAACAAGTACTGGAAGGCAAGGGGCTAACATTTGTTGATGAAATGGGTCAAGGTTTGTTGCATTTAGCAGCTGCTCTTGGTTTTAATTGGGCCCTCCGGCCAATTATAGTTTCAGGGGTGAGCATAGATTTTCGTGATGTCAATGGATGGACAGCACTTCATTGGGCTTCATTCTGTGGCAG GGAGGACACAGTTGTAGCCCTTGTTTCTTTGGGTGCATCTCCTGGAGCGCTGACAGATCCTTCTTCTGAATATCCACTGGGTAGACCTCCTGCAGAGTTGGCTGCTGCCAGTGGACACAAGGGGATATCTGGTTTCCTTGCTGAGACTTCCTTGACTGCACACCTATCATCTCTTGGTGTGACTGATCGACAGAAAGAAGGCAGTGTCAACGTTTCTGCCGTGAAAGCAGTACAGACACTTTCGGAGCGGGTGGCTGTTCCTGATTCTGTAAAGGATGTACCAGATGCACTGTCACTGAAGGATTCACTTGCTGCTGTATGTAATGCTACTCAAGCAGCCGCTCGGATCCATCAAATTTACCGCATTCAATCATTTCAGAGGAAACAGCTTAACAGACAGGGATCTGAAGTGTTGTCTCCAGATGAGAAGGCTGTTTCCCTTTTAACAACTAAGACAAGCAGGTTAGGTCAGTCTGCTGGTGTGGCCAATGCTGCTGCCACACGTATTCAGAAAAAGTTTCGTGGTTGGAGGATAAGAAAAGAATTTTTGCTTCTACGACAGAAAATTGTCAAAATCCAG GCTCATGTGAGGGGGCATCAAGTGAGGAAAAAGTATAAACCTATTATATGGTCAGTGGGAATCATGGAGAAGGTGATTTTACGATGGAGACGCAAAGGGAAGGGACTGCGTGGATTCCGATCTGATGCAACGTTGAAAGAGCAGAATACACGAGTCAGCTTGCTTCATGAGGACAATTATGACTTCCTGAAGGAAGGAAGAAAGCAAGCTGAAGAAAGGATGCAGAAAGCACTTGCCAGGGTGAAGTCCATGGTTCACTATCCTGAAGCACGAGCTCAGTACCGTAGGTTGCTGACTTCAGCTGAAGTTTTTCGTGAAAATAAg GATGCTTCAGATAGGATTCCATACAATGAAAATACAATTTATCCTGAAGAGGATCTATTCGACTTGGAGGCTCTGTTGGATGATGATAGTTTCATGTCTCTTGCCTTCGAATGA